The genomic DNA cactacaacctggtctagagagacactacaacctggtctagagagacactacaacctgGTCTAGATAGACACTACAGAGACACTACAACCTGgtctagagagacactacaacctggtctagagagacattacaacctggtctagagagacactacaacctggtctagagagacactacaacctggtctagagagacactacaacctggtctagagagacagagacactacaaTCTGGTCTAGAGAGATACTACAGAGACACTACAACCTGGTCTAGATAGACACTACAACCTGgtctagagagacactacaacctggtctagagagacactacaacctggtctagagagacactacaacctgGTCTAGATAGACACTACAGAGACACTACAACCTGGTCTAGAGAGATACTACAGAGACACTACAACCTGGTCTAGAGAGATACTACAACCTGGTCTAGAGAGACACTACAGAGACACTACAACCTGgtctagagagacactacaacctggtctagagagacactacaaccaggtctagagagacagagacactacagagacactacaacacaaagagaggagagaagccaaactctctctctctctctctctctcgctctctcgtcagAACAGAACAATGTATGTTGTGTGGCCTCTGTGTTTGAACTCAGTGTCACAATGGTCACCTCAGTCCCCCCGGACACAGACACCAACCATTTCACCGACCATTTCACCGACCATTTCACCGACCATTTCACCAACCATTTCACCGGCCTACTGTAGTTCTGTTAACGTcactagctctgtctctctcacagtaACCATAGTAACAGTGTATAACACCAGCCATTAGCAAGGCAATAACCTGACTACCGTGTGACTAAACCTGCTGTGGAactctgggtagtgtagtgtggccGGACCAGACTGGGATCCTGTCAGTGTATTTATCTGACTGTAGTAGTGTTCATGTTCTAGAACTGACAGGGTCAACAGGAATGTTCTAGAACTGACAGGGTCAACAAGAATGTTCTAGAACTGACAGGGTTAACAGGAGTGTTCTAGAACTGACAGGGTTAACAGGAGTGTTCTAGAACTGACAGGGTTAACAGGAGTGTTCTAGAACTGACAGGGTTAACAGGAGTGTTCTAGAACTGACAGGGTTAACAGGAATGTTCTAGAACTGACAGGGTTAACAGGAGTGTTCTAGAACTGACAGGGTTAACAGGAGTGTTCTAGAACTGACAGGGTTAACAGGAGTGTTCTAGAACTGACAGGGTTAACAGGAGTGTTCTAGAACTGACAGGGTTAACAGGAATGTTCTAGAACTGACAGGGTTAACAGGAGTGTTCTAGAACTGACAGGGTTAACAGGAGTGTTCTAGAACTGACAGGGTTAACAGGAGTGTTCTAGAACTGACAGGGTTAACAGGAGTGTTCTAGAACTGACAGGGTTAACAGGAGTGTTCTAGAACTGACAGGGTTAACAGGAGTGTTCTAGAACTGACAGGGTCAACAGGAATGTTCTAGAACTGACAGGGTCAACAAGAATGTTCTAGAACTGACAGGGTTAACAGGAGTGTTCTAGAACTGACAGGGTCAACAGGAATGTTCTAGAACTGACAGGGTCAACAGGAATGTTCTAGAACTGACAGGGTTAACAGGAATGTTCTAGAACTGACAGGGTCAACAGGAGTGTTCTAGAACTGACAGGGTCAACAAGAATGTTCTAGAACTGACAGGGTCAACAAGAATGTTCTAGAACTGACAGGGTCAACAGGAATGTTCTAGAACTGACAGGGTTAACAGGAATGTTCAAGAACTGACAGGGTCAACAGGAATGTTCTAGAACTCTGTTGATCACTAGAATCTACATGACTGTTCTAGTCCAGAGTTCTGCAGGACCAGAAGACATTTTATATCCGGAGAGCACCTCGCCCTCGCCGGCTTGACCTTCAGATGCTGCAGTTCACCAGAGAGGAAGTCAGGAAGTATTGCCCTCAAGCCGTGGATACAATACAAGACATTCTAACGCCCGGGAAAAACTCACGTTTAAGGATCACCGTTCATTAAGTCTTGAGTCTTGTTTTCCTAACAGTGTGCTGTGCTCATATTAACAACATGGCTAACGTAAACGGGATCACAGGCGTCCAGGTTCTGTGATCTTGTAGCTAGTGTCCGTCAGTCTGGCTCTAGAGGCCCTGTACAGAACAACAGTTTTTATATTTATAACATGGAGGAGCAGAGGGAGTTTTACTGAAGAGAACACCCATGACGTCACcaggtcagccagtcagtcaaccagttagccagccagccagccagccagccagtcagtaaaccagtcagtcaatcatttagtcagtcagtaaaccagtcagccagccagtgaaCCAGCCAGGCAGTCAGGTAGTCAGTCAGTAAAAAGGTCAGCCAGTAAACCATCCAGCCAGTCAGTAAATTAGCCAGACAGTAAAACATCCAGTAAACCAGCCAGTCagtaaaccagtcagtcagtaaaccaGCCAGTCTgtaaaccagtcagtcagtaaaccaGTCTACTAGCCAGTTGATCATTAAATCAGTCAGTAACCCAGTCTGCCAGCCAGTCAGTAAACCAGTCTACCAGCCAGTTGATCATTAAATCAGTCAGTAACCCAGtctgccagccagtcagtcagtaaaccagtctaccagccagccagtcagtaaaccagtcagtcagtaaaccaGTCTACCAGCCAGTCAGTAAACCAGtctaccagccagtcagtcagtaaaccagtcagtcagtaaaccagtctgccagccagtcagtcagtaaaccagtcagtcagtaaaccagtctgccagccagtcagtcagtaaaccagtctaccagccagtcagtcagtaaaccagtctaccagccagccagtcagtaaaCCAGCCAGTCAGTAAACCAGtctgccagccagtcagtcagtaaaccagtcagtcagtaaaccaGTCTACCAGCCAGTCagtaaaccagtcagtcagtaaaccaGTCTACCAGCCAGTCagtaaaccagtcagtcagtaaaccaGTTTACCAGCCAGTCAGTAAACCAGCCAGTCAGTAAACCagtctgccagccagccagtcagtaaaccagtcagtcagtaaaccaGTCTACCAGCCAGTCAGTAAaccagtctaccagtcagtcagtaaaccaGTCTGCCAGCCAGTCAGTAAACCAGTCTGCCATCCAGTCAGTATTCTGCCAACATGTTCCAGTTAttccctacagtatatacagtatattatgcatcccgaatggcaccctattcccttcatagtgcactactttaggctcTTAGggcctctggtcagaagtagtgcactatagggattAGGTTTCCATTTGGGCCATTCCTCTACAGTTTAAACCCAGAGACATGCCCAGgcatacagacatactgtagttctaAGAGAGTGTTTAGGAACTACAGATCCCAGCATGTTCTCTGTTACCAGACTGAGTCGATGACAGCGGATCATGGAGGAAAACTGAGACTTTTTCAATATCATatgggtgttgttgttgttattgttgttttacAACACATGATGTTGTTCCCCAGGAGTTCACGGTCTCATATCTCCATGGAAACTGTCGTTGTGGTTTTGACAGAGCCCAGCCTCATCCTAGTCGGGTCCTAGATCTGTTAGTTAGACACACAACCGGTCTAGAACCAGGCCCATCCAGCTAATACAGTCGGACCCACATGTACCTCTCAGAGTCACTTAAAGGACCGGGCTGTGATTTAAAGGGCCGGTCTGGGATTTAAACGGCCCATCTGGGATTCAAAGGGCCCATCTGGGATTTATTAAACGGCCCATCTGGGATTCAAAGGGCCAGTCTGGGATTTAAACGGCCCATCTGGGATTCAAAGGGCCAGTCTGGGATTTAAACGGCCCATCTGGGATTCAAAGGGCCAGTCTGGGATTTAAACGGCCCATCTGGGATTCAAACGGCCAGCCTGGGATTTAAACGGTCAATCTGGGATTAAAAGGGCCAGTCTGGGATTCAAAGGGCCAGTCTGGGATTTAAACGGTCAATCTGGGATTAAAAGGGCCAGTCTGGGATTCAAAGGGCCAGTCTGGGATTTAAACGGCCAATCTGGGATTTAAACGGCCCATCTGGGATTAAAAGGACCACTCCTGTGGTATGGTTTGTCTAACAGAGGTGTTGTTACTATAGATCTCTGTTGATTAGAGAGTAACCCTCTGTGTCCGTCTGTGTCCTAAATCAGCCTGTCTATATACTGTACGTCTGCCTGATAATAAATATCTAAACTTTAACTCCCATCAGTACTCTCTGTGATGGTTAAATGGAACAATAAAGATATATTTCATTAGGTTAGATAGATCATCATTTATTGATTTGATTATGGACATGTACATTTAAAACGTTGAATTAAAACGTTGAATTACCAAGAGTCAGATGGATTGCatgcccccctctccctcttcccctgtctctgtctccccctctccctccctctttccctcagtctctgtctccctccctccccttctccccctcagtctctgtctccctccctccccctctcccctctccctccctcttcccctcagtctctgtctccctacctccctcccctctccctccctcttcccctcagtctctgtctccctacctccctcccctctccctccctcttcccctcagtctctgtctccctccctcccccttatccctccctcttcccctcagtctctgtctccctccccctctcccctctccctccctcttcccctcagtctctgtctccctccctcccccttatccctccctcttcccctcagtctctgtctccctccctccccctctccccctcagtctccccctccctctcagtctctccccctcagtctctccctctcagtccctctctctcagtatctctccccctcagtatctctccccctcagtccctccccctcagtccctccccctcagtccctccccctcagtctctctccccctctcccctcagtctccccttccctctcagtatctctccccctcagtctccccctctctctcagtatctctccccctcagtctccccctctctctcagtatctctccccctcagtctccccctctctctcagtctctctccccctcagtccctctctctcagtatctctccccctcagtatctctccccctcagtctctctccccctcagtccctctctctcagtatctctccccctcagtccctctctctcagtatctctccccctcagtccctctctctcagtatctctccccctcagtatctctccccctcagtctctctccccctcagtccctctctctcagtatctctccccctcagtccctctctctcagtctctctccccctcagtatctctccccctcagtctctctccccctcagtccctctctctcagtatctctccccctcagtatctctccccctcagtccctctctctcagtatctctccccctcagtatctctccccctcagtatctctccccctcagtctctctccccctcagtatCTCTCCCCCTCAGTCTCCCCCATCTCAGTCTCTCCCACCTCCCCCTCAGTATCTCTCCCCCTCAGTATCTCTCcccctcagtccctctctctcagtccctctctctcagtatctctcccCCTCAGTATCTCTCCCCCTCAGTATCTCTCCCCCTCAGTCCCTCCCCCTCAGTATCTCTCCCCCTCAGTATCCCCCTCAGtcactccccctgtctctctcccctcaccccctccccctcAGTCACTCCCCTCCAGTTtctaccccctccccccctctcccccctcccctccctctccccctccccctcccccctcccagcCTGCTCTAGGTGTAACAGTGAGTGTGTATCTGAGTGGCTGTAACACCACCCCTAGGCGCCCCTCCAGGTCGGGTAGGGAGACCCCAGGGGCGGGGCCGAAGCTGAACCTCTGCAgcagaccactcacaaacaggAACAGCTCCAGCCTGGCCAGTGATTCGCCCACGCAGACACGAGGCCCCGCCCCAAATGGCATGAAACAGGAAGGAGTGAAGCGTTGGCCCTTGTCATCTAGGAAACGCTCTGTGGAGGGAGAAAGGATGGGTGTGTTattttcaactgtgtgtgtgtgtgtgtgtgtgtgtgtctgtgtgtgtgtgtgtatatatgtgtgtgtgtctgtgtgtgtgtatatatgtgtgtctgtgtgtgtgtgtgtgtgtctgtgtgtgtgtgtgtgtgtgtatatgtgtgtgtgtgtgtatatgtgtgtgtgtgtatatgtgtgtgtgtgtgtgtgtatatatatgtgtgtgtgtgtatgtgtgtgtatatatatgtgtgtgtgtatatatatgtgtgtgtgtgtatatgtgtgtgtgtgtgtctgtgtgtgtgtatatatgtgtgtgtgtgtgtatatgtgtgtgtctgtgtgtgtgtgtttatatatgtgtgtgtgtgtgtgtgtgtgtctatatgtgtgtgtgtgtatgtatatatatgtatatttgtgtgtgtatatatgtgtgtgtgtatgtatatgtgtgtgtgtgtgtgtctgtctgtgtgtgtgtatatgtgtgtgtgtgtgtgtgtgtgtgtgtgtgtatatgtgtgtgtgtgtgtgtgtgtctgtgtgtgtgtgtgtgtgtgtgtatatacgtgtgtgtgtgtgtgtatatatgtgtgtgggtgtgtgtctgtgtgtgtctgtgtgtgtgtatatgtgtgtgtgtgtgtgtgtgcgtgtatgtgtgtgtgtctgtgtgtgtgtatatatatgtgtgtgtgtgtatatgtgtgtgtgtgtgtgtctgtgtgtatatatgtgtgtgtgtgtatatgtgtgtgtgtgtgtgtgtatatatatgtgtgtgtgtgtgtgtgtatatgtgtgtgtgtgtgtatatatatgtgtgtgtgtgtctgtgtgtgtgtatatatgtgtgtgtgtgtgtgtatatatatatgtgtgtgtgtgtgtgtgtgtgtatgtgtgtgtgtgtgtgtgtatatgtgtgtgtgtgtgtgtgtgtgtgtatatatatgtgtgtgtgtgtgtatatgtgtgtgtgtgtgtgtgtgtatatttgtgtgtgtgtgtatatatatgtgtgtgtgtgtgtgtgtctgtgtgtgtgtatatatatgtgtgtgtgtgtgtatgtgtgtgtgtgtgtgtatatatatgtgtgtgtgtgtgtgtatatgtgtgtgtgtatatatatgtgtgtgtgtgtgtgtctgtgtgtgtgtatatatgtgtgtgtgtgtgtatatatatgtgtgtatatatatatatatgtgtgtgtatgtgtgtgtgtgtgtgtgtgtgtatatgtgtgtgtgtgtgtgtatatttgtgtgtgtgtgtgtgtctgtgtgtgtgtgtgtgtctgtgtgtgtgtgtgtgtgtgtatgtgtgtgtgtgtgtgtgtgtgtgtatatatgtgtgtatatatatatatgtgtgtgtatgtgtgtgtgtgtgtatgtgtgtgtgtgtgtgtatatgtgtgtgtgtgtgtctgtgtgtgtgtatatatgtgtgtgtgtgtgtatatgtgtgtgtgtgtgtctgtgtgtgtgtgtttatatatgtgtgtctgtgtgtgtgtgtttatatatgtgtgtgtgtgtgtgtgtctatatgtgtgtgtgtgtatgtatatatatgtatatttgtgtgtgtatatatgtgtgtgtgtatgtatatgtgtgtgtgtgtgtatatgtgtgtgtgtgtgtgtatatgtgtgtgtgtgtatatgtgtgtgtgtgtatatgtgtgtgtgtgtgtgtatatatatgtgtgtgtgtgtatgtgtgtgtatatatatgtgtgtgtgtatatatatgtgtgtgtgtgtatatgtgtgtgtgtgtgtgtatatgtgtgtgtgtgtgtctgtgtgtgtgtgtttatatagtgtgtgtgtgtgtgtgtgtggtgtgtggtatatatgtgtgtgtgtgtatgtatatatatgtatatgtgtgtgatgtgtgtgtgtgtctgtgtgtgtgtgtgtatatgtgtgtgtgtgtgtgtatgtgtgtgtgtgtgtgtgtgtgtgtgtgtctatatgtgtgtgtgtgtatgtatatatatgtatatttgtgtgtgtatatatgtgtgtgtgtatgtatatgtgtgtgtgtgtgtatatgtgtgtgtgtgtgtgtgtatatgtgtgtgtgtgtgtgtgtgtgtgtgtgtgtgtctgtgtgtgtgtgtatatatgtgtgtgtgtgtatatgtgtgtgtgtgtgtgtctgtctgtgtgtgtgtatatgtgtgtgtgtgtgtgtgtgtgtgtgtgtgtatatgtgtgtgtgtgtgtgtgtctgtgtgtgtgtgtgtgtgtgtgtgtgtatatacgtgtgtgtgtgtgtgtgtgtgtgtatatatgtgtgtgggtgtgtgtctgtgtgtgtctgtgtgtgtgtatatgtgtgtgtgtgtgtgtgcgtgtatgtgtgtgtgtctgtgtgtgtgtatatatatgtgtgtgtgtgtatatgtgtgtgtgtgtgtgtgtgtgtatgtgtgtgtgtgtgtgtctgtgtgtgtgtgtatatatgtgtgtgtgtgtgtgtgtatatatgtgtgtgtgtgtgtgtgtatatatgtatatatgtgtgtgtgtgtgtgtctgtgtgtatatatgtgtgtgtgtatatgtgtgtgtgtgtgtatatatatgtgtgtgtgtgtgtgtgtgtatatgtgtgtgtgtgtgtgtatatatatgtgtgtgtgtgtctgtgtgtgtgtatatatgtgtgtgtgtgtgtgtgtatatatatgtgtgtgtgtgtgtgtgtgtgtgtgtatgtgtgtgtgtgtgtgtatagtgtgtgtgtgtgtgtgtgtgtgtgtgtgtgtgtatatatatgtgtgtgtgtgtgtgtgtgtgtgtgtatatttgtgtgtgtgtgtgtgtatatatatgtgtgtgtgtgtgtgtgtctgtgtgtgtgtatatatatgtgtgtgtgtgtgtatgtgtgtgtgtgtgtgtatatatatgtgtgtgtgtgtgtgtgtgtatatgtgtgtgtgtatatatatgtgtgtgtgtgtgtgtgtctgtgtgtgtatatatgtgtgtgtgtgtatatatatgtgtgtatatatatatatgtgtgtgtatgtgtgtgtgtgtgtgtgtgtatgtgtgtgtgtgtgtgtgtgtatgtgtgtgtgtgtgtgtgtgtgtgtgtatatatatgtgtgtgtgtgtgtgtgtgtgtgtgtatatgtgtgtgtgtgtgtgtgtgtgtgtatatgtgtgtgtgtgtgtgtgtatatttgtgtgtgtgtgtgtgtgtgtctgtgtgtgtgtgtgtgtgtgtgtgtgtgtgtgtgtgtgtgtgtgtgtgtgtgtgtgtgtgtgtgtgtatatatgtgtgtatatatatatgtgtgtatgtgtgtgtgtgtgtatgtgtgtgtgtgtgtatatgtgtgtgtgtgtgtctgttgtatgtgtgtgtgtgtgtgtatatgtgtgtgtgtgtgtctgtgtgtgtgtttatatatgtgtgtgtgtgtgtgtgtgtgtctatatgtgtgtgtgtgtatgtatatatatgtatatttgtgtgtgtatatatgtgtgtgtgtatgtatatgtgtgtgtgtgtgtatatgtgtgtgtgtgtgtatatgtgtgtgtgtgtgtgtgtgtgtgtgtgtctgtgtgtgtgtgtgtatatatgtgtgtgtgtgtatatgtgtgtgtgtgtgtgtctgtctgtgtgtgtgtatatgtgtgtgtgtgtgtgtgtgtgtgtgtgtgtatatgtgtgtgtgtgtgtgtgtctgtgtgtgtgtgtgtgtgtgtgtatatacgtgtgtgtgtgtgtgtgtgtgtatatatgtgtgtgggtgtgtgtctgtgtgtgtctgtgtgtgtgtatatgtgtgtgtgtgtgtgtgcgtgtatgtgtgtgtgtctgtgtgtgtgtatatatatgtgtgtgtgtgtatatgtgtgtgtgtgtgtgtctgtgtgtgtgtgtgtatatatgtgtgtgtgtgtgtgtgtatatatgtgtgtgtgtgtgtgtgtgtatatatgtatatatgtgtgtgtgtgtgtgtctgtgtgtatatatgtgtgtgtgtgtatatgtgtgtgtgtgtgtgtgtgtgtatatatatgtgtgtgtgtgtgtgtgtgtatatgtgtgtgtgtgtgtgtgtatatatatgtgtgtgtgtgtctgtgtgtgtgtatatatgtgtgtgtgtgtgtgtgtgtgtatatatatgtgtgtgtgtgtgtgtgtgtgtgtattgtgtgtgtgtgtgtgtatatgtgtgtgtgtgtgtgtgtgtgtgtgtgtgtgtatatatatgtgtgtgtgtgtatgtgtgtgtgtgtgtgtgtgtatatttgtgtgtgtgtgtgtatatatatgtgtgtgtgtgtgtgtgtctgtgtgtgtgtatatatgtgtgtgtgtgtgtgtgtatgtgtgtgtgtgtgtgtatatatatgtgtgtgtgtgtgtgtgtgtatatgtgtgtgtgtatatatatgtgtgtgtgtgtctgtgtgtgtgtgtgtgtgtgtgtatatgtgtgtgtgtgtgtgtgtgtgtgtgtgtgtatatgtgtgtgtgtgtgtgtatatttgtgtgtgtgtgtctgtgtgtgtgtgtgtctgtgtgtgtgtgtgtgtgtgtgtgtgtgtatgtgtgtgtgtgtgtgtatatatgtgtgtatatatatatatgtgtgtgtatgtgtgtgtgtgtgtatgtgtgtgtgtgtgtgtgtgtgtatatgtgtgtgtgtctgtgtgtgtgtgtatatatgtgtgtgtgtgtgtgtgtgtgtgtgtatgtgtgtgtgtgtatatgtgtgtgtgtgtgtgtgtgtgtgtgtgtgtgtgtgtgtgtgtgtgtgtgtgtgtgtgtgtgtgtgtgtgtgtgtgtgtgtgtgtgtgtgtgtgtgtgtgtgtgaggatccATCTCACCTGGTCTGAAGTCCTCTGGTTGGTCCCAGTGTTCTGGGTCGTGGTGTATGGCCCACATGTTCACCAGAACCCGGCTTCCCTTACAGATGGAATGACCGCCGAtactgggggggacagagagacgggCCATGTCCAAATACCTGTACTTGAACTCTAAATAGTAGGCATTTTGGGTATGcgaaaatatatgttttatagtatgtgaaaGTTTGAAAATGTAGTACGCTTTAGTACACTGTAGTACGCTGTAGTATGCTGTAGTATGCTCTAGTATGCTGTAGTACGCTTTAGTATGCTGTAGTACGCTTTAGTATGCTGTAGTATGCTGTAGTACGCTGTAGTATGCTGTAGTATGCTCTAGTATGCTGTAGTATGCTTTAGTATGCTGTAGTATGCTGTAGTACGCTTTGGTACGCTGTAGTATGCTCTAGTATGCTGTAGTAGGCTTTAGTATGCTGTAGTATGCTGTAGTATGCTTTAGTACGCTTTAGTATGCTTTAGTATGCTGTAGTACGCTTTAGTACGCTGTAGTATGCTTTAGTATGCTGTAGTACGCTTTAGCATGCTGTAGTATGCTGTAGTATGCTGTAGTATGCTGTAGTATGCTGTAGCATGCTGTAGTATGCTGTAGTATGATGTAGTATGCTGTAGTACCCTTTAGTATGCTTTAGTATGCGTTAGTACGCTGTAGTATGCTTTAGTATGCTGTAGTATGCTGTAATATGCTGTAGTATGCTTTAGTACGCTGTAGTACGCTGTAGTACGCGTTAGTATGCTTTAGTATGCTTTAGTATGCTGTAGTATGCTTTAGTATGCAGTAGTATGCTTTAGTATGCTGTAGTATGCTGTAGGATGCTTTAGTATGCTGTAGTATGCTGTAGTATGCTTTAGTATGCTGTAGTATGCTGTAGTATGCTGTAGTATGCTGTAGTATGCTGTAGGATGCTGTAGGATGCTGTAGTATGCTGTAGGATGCTGTAGTATGCCGTAGGATGCTGTAGTATGCTGTAGTATGCTGTAGTATGCTGTAGGATGCTGTAGTATGCTGTACTATGCTGTAGTACGCTGTAGTATGCTGTAGTATGCTGTAGTATGCTGTACTATGCTGTAGTACGCTGTAGTATGCTTTAGTATGCTGTACTATGCTGTAGTACGCTGTAGTATGCGTTAGTATGCTGTAGTATGCTGTAGTATGCTGTAGGATGCTGTAGTATGCTGTACTATGCTGTAGTACGCTGTAGTATGCTGTAGTATGCTGTAGTATGCTGTACTATGCTGTAGTACGCTGTAGTATGCTTTAGTATGCTGTACTATGCTGTAGTACGCTGTAGTATGCGTTAGTATGCTGTAGTATGCTTTACGTGCAAGGATGTCATATTGTATTAGGTTTTTCATCATGTAGagttacctgctgtgagtcaggagggatgggactataacaggtgaggtaggtcaggtgtgttagttacctgctgtgagtgaggagggatggggactataacaggtgaggtaggtcaggtgtgttagttacctgctgtgagtAAGTAGGGATGAggactataacaggtgaggtaggtcaggtgtgttagttacctgctgtgagtcaggagggatgggactata from Salmo salar chromosome ssa07, Ssal_v3.1, whole genome shotgun sequence includes the following:
- the LOC123743723 gene encoding steroid 17-alpha-hydroxylase/17,20 lyase-like; the encoded protein is MWAIHHDPEHWDQPEDFRPERFLDDKGQRFTPSCFMPFGAGPRVCVGESLARLELFLFVSGLLQRFSFGPAPGVSLPDLEGRLGVVLQPLRYTLTVTPRAGWE